In Corynebacterium nuruki S6-4, the following proteins share a genomic window:
- a CDS encoding AMIN-like domain-containing (lipo)protein has product MTSRPGLPRTPGTGVPAVSAVSAVSAALAAVLVAGTAVLSACSDDGDSPVPSTTHPASAATVSAPGAELGTPETEDGPLSGSQPVNVLPGDGTALVAAQIRVGAHSTYDRVVVEFDGTGSPGWDVGLTDHPPADGSGLPVDFSGRQAMTIDLRGIDMNATADRAAAGKDATPPVKLAKDTGAIRSVKAAGAFEGQQRVVVGLADRNPEFRVNLLSSPTRLVIDVMRR; this is encoded by the coding sequence ATGACGTCCCGCCCCGGTCTCCCCCGAACTCCGGGGACCGGTGTCCCTGCCGTCTCTGCCGTCTCTGCCGTCTCTGCCGCTCTTGCCGCCGTGCTGGTGGCGGGGACCGCGGTCCTCAGCGCCTGTTCGGACGACGGGGATTCCCCGGTGCCGAGCACGACGCATCCGGCCTCCGCCGCGACCGTCTCCGCCCCCGGCGCCGAACTCGGTACCCCGGAGACCGAGGACGGGCCGTTGTCCGGCAGCCAGCCCGTCAACGTCCTGCCCGGGGACGGCACGGCTCTCGTCGCCGCCCAGATCCGGGTCGGCGCACACTCGACCTACGACCGGGTCGTCGTCGAATTCGACGGCACCGGCTCCCCGGGCTGGGATGTCGGCCTGACCGACCACCCCCCCGCAGACGGTTCCGGGCTGCCCGTGGACTTCTCCGGCCGCCAGGCCATGACCATCGACCTGCGCGGGATCGACATGAACGCCACGGCGGACCGGGCCGCGGCCGGGAAGGACGCCACACCCCCGGTGAAGCTCGCGAAGGACACCGGCGCGATCCGGTCGGTCAAGGCCGCCGGGGCGTTCGAGGGTCAGCAGCGGGTCGTCGTCGGACTGGCGGACCGCAACCCGGAGTTCCGGGTGAACCTGCTCTCCTCCCCCACGCGCCTGGTCATCGACGTCATGCGGCGGTAG
- a CDS encoding methionine ABC transporter permease: protein MSLTDSTVTLLAKDTDWEYLRPMFQDSVWQTLYMAIWGLVGGGIIGLVIGLLLYTTRTGGVLANRPVFWVLNVLVNIVRPIPFIILLTALGPLTKIVVGSILGINAATFAIIVAAAFGAARIVEQNLVSIDPGVIEAARAMGASPLRIIFTVIIPEALGPLILGATFMFIAIIDMSAMAGYIGAGGLGDFAIQYGYRAFDNNVTYVTLVAIIIIVQIAQLFGNWLARKVMRR from the coding sequence ATGAGCCTCACCGACAGCACCGTCACCCTCCTCGCCAAGGACACCGACTGGGAGTACCTCCGGCCGATGTTCCAGGACTCGGTCTGGCAGACCCTCTACATGGCGATCTGGGGTCTCGTCGGCGGCGGGATCATCGGCCTGGTCATCGGGCTGCTGCTCTACACCACCCGGACCGGCGGGGTACTGGCGAACCGGCCGGTGTTCTGGGTCCTCAACGTGCTGGTCAACATCGTCCGGCCGATCCCGTTCATCATCCTGCTGACCGCCCTGGGCCCGTTGACGAAGATCGTCGTCGGGTCGATCCTCGGCATCAACGCCGCCACCTTCGCCATCATCGTCGCCGCGGCGTTCGGCGCCGCCCGCATCGTCGAGCAGAACCTCGTCTCCATCGACCCCGGTGTCATCGAGGCCGCCCGGGCGATGGGCGCCTCCCCGCTGCGGATCATCTTCACGGTGATCATCCCCGAGGCGCTCGGCCCGCTGATCCTCGGCGCGACGTTCATGTTCATCGCCATCATCGACATGTCCGCGATGGCCGGCTACATCGGCGCCGGCGGTCTGGGTGACTTCGCCATCCAGTACGGCTACCGTGCCTTCGACAACAACGTCACCTACGTGACACTGGTCGCGATCATCATCATCGTGCAGATCGCCCAGCTGTTCGGTAACTGGTTGGCCCGTAAGGTGATGCGCCGGTAA
- a CDS encoding methionine ABC transporter ATP-binding protein, translating into MSSTATRTGTAVEFRHVTKTFRQGKKEITALDDVSIDIPGGSIVGIIGFSGAGKSTLVRQINGLDVPDSGEILLDGENIVGYPERRLRGIRRNIGMIFQQFNLLSSRTVAGNIAYPLKLQGLGKAERQTRVAELLEFVGLADKGRSYPEQLSGGQKQRVGIARALATNPSLLLADEATSALDPTTTHEVLELLRKVNEEFGITIVVITHEMEVVRTIADAVVVMKQGRVVEQGSVYEVFSDPKTDTAANFVSTSLRNTPDLLEADELRTGTGRLFTVTMQEGAGFFHAVSEAERAGVSVNIVHGGVTTLQHHSFGRLTVRLTAQDAAGEAAVQHFHDSLTTTTEIEEIR; encoded by the coding sequence ATGAGCAGCACCGCCACCCGCACCGGGACCGCCGTCGAGTTCCGGCACGTCACCAAGACCTTCCGGCAGGGCAAGAAGGAGATCACCGCCCTCGACGACGTCTCCATCGACATCCCCGGTGGTTCGATCGTCGGCATCATCGGTTTCTCGGGCGCCGGCAAGTCCACCCTGGTCCGTCAGATCAACGGGCTGGATGTCCCGGACAGCGGCGAGATCCTCCTCGACGGGGAGAACATCGTCGGTTACCCCGAGCGCCGGCTGCGCGGCATCCGCCGCAACATCGGCATGATCTTCCAGCAGTTCAACCTGCTGAGTTCCCGCACCGTCGCCGGCAACATCGCCTATCCGCTGAAACTGCAGGGGCTGGGCAAGGCCGAGCGGCAGACGAGGGTGGCCGAGCTCCTCGAGTTCGTCGGCCTGGCGGACAAGGGCCGTTCCTACCCCGAGCAGCTCTCCGGCGGTCAGAAGCAGCGGGTGGGCATCGCCCGCGCCCTGGCCACCAACCCCTCCCTGCTGCTGGCGGACGAGGCGACTTCCGCGCTGGACCCCACCACCACCCACGAGGTGCTGGAACTGCTCCGCAAGGTCAACGAGGAGTTCGGCATCACCATCGTCGTCATCACCCACGAGATGGAGGTCGTGCGCACCATCGCCGACGCCGTCGTGGTGATGAAGCAGGGCCGGGTCGTCGAGCAGGGCAGCGTCTACGAGGTCTTCTCCGACCCGAAGACGGACACGGCGGCGAACTTCGTCTCCACCTCACTGCGCAACACCCCGGACCTCCTCGAGGCCGATGAGCTGCGCACCGGGACCGGACGCCTGTTCACCGTCACCATGCAGGAGGGCGCCGGCTTCTTCCACGCCGTCTCCGAGGCCGAGCGGGCCGGGGTGAGTGTCAACATCGTCCACGGTGGTGTCACCACCCTGCAGCACCACTCCTTCGGACGCCTCACCGTCCGGCTCACCGCGCAGGACGCCGCGGGGGAGGCCGCGGTCCAGCACTTCCACGATTCCCTGACCACGACGACCGAGATCGAGGAGATCCGATGA
- a CDS encoding MetQ/NlpA family ABC transporter substrate-binding protein has protein sequence MTIRRSTLFRRAAAATAALGLAAGLTACASDGNDDDSVITIGSTEADKSQWRAFEKKADEEGLKVEIKSFTDYNSPNPALANGDLDTNQFQHIQFLAESNVNSGEDLLPFGATEIFPMGVYSKTAKSVEDIEKAGEVVVPNDSTNGGRAILVLVQNGLVTLKKDGILAPTPNDIDTSKSKVKVTAVDASQTAVAYNDGKVASINNNFLQSAGVDANDAVIKDDPDAPEAQPYINVFVTTADQVDNADYRKLVEIWHSPEVQKAVADDTAGTAIEVKKSPEELKKILEDTEQKFRDQDKK, from the coding sequence ATGACTATCCGACGCAGCACCCTCTTCCGACGGGCAGCCGCCGCCACCGCCGCACTGGGGCTGGCCGCCGGCCTCACCGCCTGCGCCTCCGACGGCAACGACGACGACAGCGTGATCACCATCGGCTCCACCGAGGCCGACAAGAGCCAGTGGCGCGCCTTCGAGAAGAAGGCCGACGAGGAGGGGCTCAAGGTCGAGATCAAGAGCTTCACCGACTACAACTCCCCGAACCCGGCCCTCGCCAACGGCGACCTGGACACCAACCAGTTCCAGCACATCCAGTTCCTCGCCGAGTCCAACGTCAACTCCGGTGAGGACCTGCTGCCGTTCGGCGCCACCGAGATCTTCCCGATGGGCGTCTACTCCAAGACCGCCAAGTCGGTCGAGGACATCGAGAAGGCCGGCGAGGTCGTCGTCCCCAATGACTCGACCAACGGCGGCCGCGCCATCCTCGTCCTCGTCCAGAACGGTCTGGTGACCCTGAAGAAGGACGGCATCCTCGCCCCGACCCCCAACGACATCGACACGTCGAAGTCCAAGGTCAAGGTCACCGCGGTGGACGCCTCCCAGACCGCTGTCGCCTACAACGACGGCAAGGTCGCCTCCATCAACAACAACTTCCTCCAGTCCGCCGGTGTCGACGCCAATGACGCCGTCATCAAGGACGACCCGGACGCCCCGGAGGCCCAGCCCTACATCAACGTCTTCGTCACCACCGCCGACCAGGTCGACAACGCCGACTACAGGAAGCTCGTCGAGATCTGGCACTCCCCCGAGGTCCAGAAGGCCGTCGCCGACGACACCGCCGGCACCGCCATCGAGGTGAAGAAGTCCCCCGAGGAGCTCAAGAAGATCCTCGAGGACACCGAGCAGAAGTTCCGCGACCAGGACAAGAAGTAG
- a CDS encoding error-prone DNA polymerase, giving the protein MFSNARALSWSRLERILSGKDTGPLHPVGVGEGNRTHLWTREADPTGPGTPAVPFAELHAAGSYNFLHGAGEPGDYIAEAVRLGLSAVAVLDRDGLYGAARLATAGAEQGVGTVFGAELSLDGPDRPPLTVLCRGQEGYRRLSRVITAARMATPTKDSVDYPPPADLAAAAAGHWYILLDHAHLAAASDLVGAFGVENCLVELQLTMSPADADRNAALHDLAVREGLTEIVTTAATCAAPGQARLAAAKAALHDRADLTAAAPVTHPLGGTWLHSGAEMLALAGDCGWLQEAVATTAQVAQDCAFTLNLVAPQLPHFPTPDGHDEMSWLTELTRRGAVGRYGDRDTDPHAWQVIDHELEVIGDLGFPGYFLIVHDIVHFCHSHDIFCQGRGSAANSAVCFALGITNVDAVGADLLFERFLSPERDGPPDIDLDIESGRREEAIQYVYARYGRDNAAQVANVITYRRKGALRDAARALGHDPGQVDAWVRGVAQPPAPVTAVASWLEGQPRHLGIHSGGMVICDRPIADVVPTEWARMAERSVLQWDKDDCAAVGLVKFDLLGLGMLEALHHCVDLVEQTTGRRIELWQLQPTEPEVFAMLAAGDAVGVFQVESRAQLATLPRLKPRRFYDLVVEVALIRPGPIQGGSVHPYIRRRNGEEDPVYDHPCLEPVLGRTLGVPLFQEQLMQIAVVAAGFTPAEADALRRAMGSKRSPAKLEQMRGRFLAGAADLHGITGEVADRLWDKVLAFASYGFPESHAQSFASLVYFSAWFKYHHPAEFCAALLRAQPMGFYSPQSLISDARRHGVQIRPVDVTVSGVEADVETGGALRLGLAAVRGIGRDVAEQIVAARQETPFTTVADLSRDAGLTVDQVEALARAGACDSLGLTRRQAVWAAGIAATERPGMLPGTSVATTPTLPGMSDLDLAAADIMSTGITTDGHPVRLLRRWLDARPGNHRVVAASDLLAVPDGRRILVAGVVTHRQRPMTAGGVTFLGMEDETGLINVMVSPGLWRAQRRVASTARLLLVRGIVENASGAATVRADRLTDLAAENAGAGALGGRSRDFR; this is encoded by the coding sequence ATGTTCAGTAACGCGCGGGCGCTCAGCTGGTCCCGGCTCGAGCGCATCCTCTCCGGGAAGGACACCGGCCCACTGCACCCCGTCGGTGTGGGGGAGGGGAACCGGACCCACCTGTGGACACGGGAGGCCGACCCGACGGGTCCCGGCACGCCCGCCGTCCCCTTCGCTGAACTGCACGCCGCCGGCTCCTACAACTTCCTCCACGGCGCCGGTGAACCCGGCGACTACATCGCCGAAGCCGTCCGCCTCGGACTCTCCGCCGTCGCCGTCCTCGACCGCGACGGGCTCTACGGCGCCGCCCGGCTCGCCACCGCCGGAGCCGAACAGGGTGTCGGAACCGTCTTCGGCGCCGAACTCTCCCTCGACGGACCCGACCGGCCGCCACTGACCGTGCTGTGCCGCGGCCAGGAAGGCTACCGCCGGCTCTCCCGGGTCATCACCGCCGCCCGCATGGCCACCCCGACGAAGGACTCGGTCGACTACCCGCCCCCGGCGGACCTCGCCGCGGCCGCCGCCGGCCACTGGTACATCCTGCTCGACCACGCACACCTCGCCGCGGCGTCCGACCTCGTCGGAGCCTTCGGGGTGGAGAACTGCCTGGTCGAACTGCAGCTCACCATGAGCCCGGCGGACGCCGACCGCAACGCCGCCCTGCACGACCTCGCCGTCCGGGAGGGGCTCACCGAAATCGTCACCACCGCCGCGACCTGTGCCGCACCCGGCCAGGCCCGGCTCGCCGCCGCGAAAGCCGCCCTGCACGACCGGGCCGACCTCACCGCCGCCGCACCGGTCACCCACCCCCTCGGCGGGACCTGGCTGCACTCCGGGGCGGAGATGCTCGCCCTGGCCGGCGACTGCGGCTGGCTGCAGGAGGCCGTGGCCACCACCGCACAGGTGGCGCAGGACTGCGCGTTCACCCTCAACCTCGTCGCCCCGCAGCTGCCGCACTTCCCGACCCCCGACGGGCACGACGAGATGAGCTGGCTGACCGAACTGACCCGCCGCGGCGCCGTCGGCCGCTACGGCGACCGGGACACGGACCCGCACGCCTGGCAGGTCATCGACCACGAACTCGAGGTCATCGGGGACCTCGGCTTCCCCGGCTACTTCCTCATCGTCCACGACATCGTCCACTTCTGCCACAGCCACGACATCTTCTGCCAGGGCCGCGGCTCCGCGGCGAACTCCGCGGTCTGCTTCGCCCTCGGCATCACCAACGTGGACGCCGTCGGTGCCGACCTCCTGTTCGAGCGCTTCCTCTCACCCGAACGCGACGGGCCGCCCGACATCGACCTCGACATCGAATCCGGACGCCGCGAGGAGGCCATCCAGTACGTCTACGCCCGCTACGGCCGCGACAACGCCGCCCAGGTCGCCAACGTCATCACCTACCGGCGCAAAGGGGCCCTGCGGGACGCCGCCCGCGCCCTCGGCCACGATCCCGGCCAGGTGGACGCCTGGGTCCGCGGTGTGGCGCAGCCGCCCGCCCCGGTGACCGCCGTGGCGTCCTGGCTGGAAGGACAGCCCCGCCACCTCGGCATCCACTCCGGCGGCATGGTCATCTGCGACCGGCCCATCGCCGACGTCGTCCCCACCGAATGGGCACGGATGGCGGAGCGCTCCGTACTGCAGTGGGACAAGGACGACTGCGCCGCCGTCGGCCTGGTCAAATTCGACCTGCTCGGACTCGGCATGCTCGAAGCCCTCCACCACTGCGTGGACCTGGTGGAACAGACCACCGGACGCCGCATCGAACTGTGGCAGCTGCAGCCCACCGAACCGGAGGTCTTCGCCATGCTCGCCGCCGGCGACGCGGTCGGCGTGTTCCAGGTCGAGTCCCGGGCACAGCTGGCGACCCTGCCGCGGCTGAAACCCCGCCGCTTCTACGACCTCGTCGTCGAGGTCGCCCTCATCCGCCCCGGCCCCATCCAGGGCGGCTCGGTCCACCCCTACATCCGCCGCCGCAACGGCGAGGAGGACCCCGTCTACGACCACCCCTGCCTCGAACCGGTGCTGGGGCGCACCCTCGGCGTCCCGCTGTTCCAGGAACAGCTCATGCAGATCGCCGTCGTCGCCGCGGGCTTCACCCCCGCCGAAGCGGACGCCCTGCGCCGCGCCATGGGATCCAAACGCTCCCCGGCGAAACTCGAGCAGATGCGTGGCCGTTTCCTCGCCGGGGCCGCCGACCTGCACGGCATCACCGGGGAGGTCGCCGACCGGTTGTGGGACAAGGTCCTCGCCTTCGCCTCCTACGGCTTCCCGGAATCCCACGCCCAGTCCTTCGCCTCCCTGGTGTACTTCTCCGCCTGGTTCAAGTACCACCACCCCGCCGAATTCTGCGCCGCCCTGCTGCGCGCCCAGCCGATGGGGTTCTACTCGCCGCAGTCGCTGATCTCGGACGCCCGGCGCCACGGCGTGCAGATCCGGCCGGTCGACGTCACCGTGTCCGGTGTCGAGGCGGACGTCGAGACAGGCGGGGCGCTCCGGCTGGGACTCGCCGCGGTGCGGGGGATCGGCCGCGACGTCGCGGAGCAGATCGTCGCTGCCCGACAGGAGACCCCGTTCACCACGGTCGCCGACCTCTCCCGGGACGCCGGACTCACCGTCGACCAGGTCGAGGCACTGGCCCGCGCCGGGGCGTGCGACAGTCTCGGCCTGACCCGTCGGCAGGCGGTGTGGGCGGCCGGCATCGCCGCCACCGAACGGCCCGGCATGCTGCCCGGCACGTCCGTCGCCACCACCCCGACACTGCCCGGCATGAGCGACCTCGATCTCGCCGCCGCCGACATCATGTCCACCGGCATCACCACCGACGGCCACCCGGTCCGGTTGCTGCGGCGGTGGCTCGACGCCCGGCCGGGGAACCACCGGGTCGTCGCGGCGTCCGACCTGCTCGCCGTGCCGGACGGACGCCGCATCCTCGTCGCCGGCGTGGTGACCCACCGGCAACGCCCCATGACCGCCGGCGGGGTGACCTTCCTCGGCATGGAGGACGAGACCGGACTGATCAACGTCATGGTCTCGCCCGGGCTGTGGCGCGCCCAGCGGCGGGTGGCCTCGACCGCCCGGCTGCTGCTCGTCCGCGGCATCGTGGAGAACGCCTCCGGGGCGGCGACGGTCCGGGCCGACCGGTTGACCGACCTCGCGGCCGAGAACGCCGGGGCCGGGGCACTCGGCGGCCGGTCCCGGGACTTCCGGTGA
- a CDS encoding MinD/ParA family ATP-binding protein yields the protein MTGGSEFPAAPALPALPAPTTLDHADLQGSVVAPPPSGWRRMVHRLSRGRVNPGESAAQAAAREITDRIRTPLRGDYRIAVLSLKGGVGKTTTTVALGGMFASVRGDRVIAVDANPDLGTLARRVVDDAAAPTVRDLLALPDATRYPAVRACTGQAPSRLEVIGSDRDPAVSEAFSEADYRRTVDVLRHHYNIILTDCGTGLMHSAMAGVLDLAHMLVLVTSPALDGARSAEATLDWLDHHGHGDLVANAVVVVSGAHPGQAAVDPEVLTSHFTARTRAVRGIPFDRHLSEGSVVDLDRLAPATVRAYRDLAATVAEDFAGWHRHAAV from the coding sequence ATGACCGGGGGATCCGAATTTCCAGCAGCTCCAGCCCTGCCAGCACTGCCGGCACCGACCACACTCGACCACGCCGACCTGCAGGGATCGGTCGTCGCACCACCACCGTCCGGGTGGCGGCGCATGGTGCACCGCCTGTCCCGCGGGCGGGTGAATCCGGGCGAGTCCGCGGCACAGGCCGCCGCCCGGGAGATCACCGACCGCATCCGGACGCCCCTGCGCGGCGACTACCGCATCGCCGTGCTGAGTCTGAAAGGCGGCGTGGGGAAGACGACGACCACGGTCGCACTCGGCGGCATGTTCGCCTCGGTACGCGGTGACCGGGTCATCGCCGTCGACGCGAACCCGGACCTCGGGACGCTCGCCCGGCGCGTGGTCGACGATGCCGCCGCCCCCACGGTCCGCGACCTCCTCGCACTTCCGGACGCCACGAGGTACCCGGCGGTCCGCGCCTGCACCGGTCAGGCGCCGAGCCGACTGGAGGTCATCGGTTCCGACCGGGACCCGGCGGTCTCCGAGGCGTTCAGTGAGGCGGACTACCGGCGCACCGTCGACGTCCTCCGGCACCACTACAACATCATCCTCACCGACTGCGGGACGGGCCTGATGCACAGTGCCATGGCCGGGGTGCTGGACCTGGCGCACATGCTGGTGCTCGTCACCTCCCCGGCACTGGACGGCGCCCGGTCGGCGGAGGCGACCCTCGACTGGCTGGACCATCACGGTCACGGTGATCTGGTGGCGAATGCGGTGGTCGTGGTCTCCGGGGCGCATCCGGGGCAGGCGGCCGTGGATCCGGAGGTGCTGACCTCGCATTTCACGGCGCGGACGCGGGCGGTGCGGGGCATCCCGTTCGACCGGCACCTGTCGGAGGGGTCCGTGGTGGATCTGGACCGGCTGGCACCGGCGACCGTCCGGGCCTACCGGGATCTGGCGGCGACCGTCGCGGAGGATTTCGCCGGGTGGCACCGCCACGCCGCTGTGTGA
- a CDS encoding lipase family protein yields MTVSPLRRGLRATATLAASAAVVAGLCTVPTAAAAEGYSLADADPSITQPASDPFYTPPAELPQQPGTLIRDQFAPQLLDAFDTGDTPGRADKILYSTTTQDGDTVAASGTVIEPAGQWTGAGPTPTVVFSPGTRGSGDACAPSRAGFQFSGVDTDSWNVNLNYEYPFYAIASALGMRVVVADLVGLGTPGQHTYVNHTEEGHAALDAARAGLAFAGAPADSPIGFFGYSQGGGAAAGAAEHAASYAPELNVKGTFAGAPPADLVSVAGAIDSHMISGVLGYALNGALARHPELAPLQDKYFNDKGKQYMASTADECIGNSVAHWAFTDTRTLTKDGRSFSELIQDDDQLREVLTDSNYKLGSRELNAPMLLANGRNDDTIPWSQARDLAAEYCSSGGTVQFDTDETPSILPKSVINHAVPMLTQAGSAFQYLYGRFNDTGDQPAPSNCGQF; encoded by the coding sequence ATGACCGTTTCTCCGCTCCGCCGTGGCCTGCGCGCCACCGCCACGCTCGCCGCCTCCGCCGCCGTCGTCGCCGGCCTCTGCACCGTCCCCACCGCAGCCGCCGCCGAGGGCTACTCCCTCGCCGACGCCGATCCCTCGATCACGCAGCCGGCGTCCGACCCGTTCTACACGCCGCCGGCGGAGCTTCCGCAGCAGCCCGGCACCCTGATCCGCGACCAGTTCGCCCCGCAGCTGCTCGACGCCTTCGACACCGGCGACACCCCCGGCCGCGCCGACAAGATCCTCTACTCCACCACCACCCAGGACGGCGACACCGTCGCCGCCTCCGGCACCGTCATCGAGCCCGCCGGACAGTGGACCGGAGCCGGCCCCACCCCGACCGTCGTCTTCTCCCCCGGTACCCGCGGCTCCGGGGACGCCTGCGCCCCGTCCCGGGCCGGTTTCCAGTTCTCCGGGGTGGACACGGACTCCTGGAACGTCAACCTCAACTACGAGTACCCCTTCTACGCCATCGCCTCCGCCCTCGGCATGCGCGTCGTCGTCGCCGACCTCGTCGGCCTCGGGACGCCCGGTCAGCACACCTACGTCAACCACACCGAGGAGGGTCACGCCGCACTGGACGCCGCCCGCGCCGGCCTCGCATTCGCCGGGGCCCCCGCTGATTCGCCGATCGGCTTCTTCGGCTACTCGCAGGGTGGCGGGGCCGCCGCCGGTGCCGCCGAGCATGCGGCGTCCTACGCCCCGGAACTCAACGTCAAGGGCACCTTCGCCGGCGCGCCGCCGGCCGACCTGGTCAGCGTGGCCGGGGCGATCGACAGCCACATGATCTCCGGTGTGCTGGGCTACGCCCTCAACGGCGCACTGGCCCGCCACCCGGAGCTCGCACCGCTGCAGGACAAGTACTTCAACGACAAGGGCAAGCAGTACATGGCCTCCACCGCCGACGAGTGCATCGGCAACTCGGTGGCCCACTGGGCCTTCACCGACACCCGCACGCTGACGAAGGACGGCCGGTCGTTCTCCGAGCTGATCCAGGATGACGACCAGCTGCGTGAGGTGCTCACGGACTCCAACTACAAGCTGGGTTCCCGTGAGCTCAACGCCCCGATGCTCCTGGCCAACGGCCGCAACGACGACACGATCCCGTGGTCGCAGGCCCGGGACCTCGCCGCCGAGTACTGCTCCTCGGGTGGCACGGTGCAGTTCGACACCGATGAGACGCCCTCGATCCTGCCGAAGTCCGTCATCAACCATGCGGTGCCGATGCTGACCCAGGCCGGGTCCGCGTTCCAGTACCTCTACGGCCGCTTCAACGACACCGGCGATCAGCCGGCCCCGTCCAACTGCGGCCAGTTCTGA
- a CDS encoding alpha/beta hydrolase family esterase encodes MSSTVVARVGAAVLALGLVGGGAALSSRSAAGEPGDVLAAHRDTVVRQSTQVRPAAVTEAQLGEGTPLPAAAPGESTRVRVSSGGRARDAVVHVPADYRKDRPAPVLLTYHGYGGTAAETQEFTGLDRLPAIVVYMQGVGDAWEGAPYAKTGEGEDLKFTDDMLASLNTTYTLDRSRIYATGMSNGGGFAAKLACRKPEVFAAVAAVSAAYYPGTHSDCAPGTTSMLDVHGAQDRTIDYDGGSRHGSPYTAARSMAQEVAGRAGCQSNPVTTSLADNVRRVQWPMCRPSADGQPRSVVHLRVGDGGHSWPGDDTGRSGASRESRPAGPASSQAEPTSFSMDATTEVWSFVSGHRL; translated from the coding sequence GTGAGTTCAACAGTCGTGGCCCGGGTCGGAGCAGCTGTCCTCGCCCTCGGGCTCGTGGGCGGTGGGGCGGCACTCAGCTCGCGCTCAGCGGCGGGGGAGCCGGGGGACGTGCTCGCCGCGCACCGGGACACGGTCGTGCGCCAGTCCACCCAGGTCCGTCCGGCGGCGGTCACCGAGGCGCAGCTGGGCGAGGGGACGCCGCTGCCGGCCGCCGCCCCCGGAGAGTCGACCCGGGTACGGGTCAGCAGCGGCGGCCGCGCACGTGACGCGGTCGTCCACGTCCCCGCCGACTACCGGAAGGACCGGCCGGCGCCGGTCCTGCTGACCTACCACGGCTACGGCGGAACGGCGGCGGAGACACAGGAGTTCACCGGCCTGGACCGGCTGCCGGCGATCGTCGTCTACATGCAGGGGGTCGGGGACGCCTGGGAGGGCGCCCCGTACGCGAAGACCGGAGAGGGCGAGGACCTGAAGTTCACCGACGACATGCTGGCGTCCCTCAACACCACGTACACGCTGGACCGGTCGCGGATCTACGCGACGGGGATGAGCAACGGCGGTGGTTTCGCCGCGAAGCTCGCGTGCCGGAAGCCGGAGGTCTTCGCCGCGGTGGCGGCCGTGTCGGCGGCCTACTACCCGGGGACGCACTCCGACTGCGCGCCGGGGACGACCTCGATGCTCGACGTCCACGGGGCGCAGGACCGCACCATCGACTACGACGGTGGATCCCGGCACGGCAGCCCCTACACCGCAGCCCGGTCGATGGCGCAGGAGGTGGCCGGTCGGGCCGGCTGCCAGTCGAACCCGGTGACGACCTCACTGGCCGACAACGTCCGGCGGGTGCAGTGGCCGATGTGCCGGCCGTCCGCCGACGGTCAGCCACGGTCGGTGGTGCACCTGCGGGTCGGCGACGGCGGCCACTCCTGGCCGGGTGACGACACGGGCCGGTCCGGGGCCAGCAGGGAGTCCCGGCCGGCGGGTCCGGCCAGCAGTCAGGCGGAACCGACGAGTTTCTCGATGGACGCCACGACCGAGGTCTGGTCGTTCGTCAGCGGGCACCGGCTCTAG